DNA from Megalops cyprinoides isolate fMegCyp1 chromosome 14, fMegCyp1.pri, whole genome shotgun sequence:
ATGACTACAGTTAGCTCCCATGGCAGTTAGAACGGTCTGCACTGGACAGACATGGCCTCTAGGTCCAGCGAGCAGTGACTATGGCTCACTCTACCATTCTGTCGCAGCTAATCACCCCCAATCAGCATGGAATGTATGACAGAGTGTACTATGCTGATGTAAGTGTCTGCAGTGGACTTGCTTACAACTGCCCTGACTCCACCTCCTTCTGTGCCATCAGccatctgtgttttcattgttgaAATTGGGCCCTAAGTCTGAAGCAAATTTTCAAAGTGTAAGCATATTAATTGACAGTaatacacagtaccagtcaaaagtctggacacatctgattaaaataatggcaaaCATGTGTTCATAtcacattttgatctaaagacttatgcttaaatgtctgaaatttgtttctcagactaacataaatagtgaagttgttACCTGTGTtatctttaattttaaaatatatttttggctattttgaagaatctaaaatataagatagttttaaGCACCTCATCTTCCACAGTACTGTTAAAGCCAAATCTTTACACCCATTTTTACACTCAGGCCCTGGTAGTCTCACACCGTGGCCTTTTGTCAAACACaacctgggaaaaaaataaataaaaacagtctggATCACTTTACAAGGGAAAGGGGAATGAATTGATGCTGTTGCTATTGTAATCCTAAAACAATTTCAACCTGATATGCAAATATTGATGTAGGTGTGTGACcagcattttgaatatttttccattcactgtGCATGGTGAAGAGTTCTTTCCACTTCACTCAGTAGTGAGCAGGTGTCACCCTTGTGGTTTATTTCAAAGAGAGtggctgcctttttttcctctgttttttctgttttattactttatgtTTGAAGGAGTGGAAGTATTGATTTgcttggtcactgcataattccatttgtgttatttcatagttttgatgacTGTACTATTATTCcaaaacatggaaaatagtaaaaataaagaaaaagataaaaaaataaagtgtgcccaaagttttgactggtactctTATAATAGTCATTAAATAGTGAAATGATCACATAATAGTAGTATTGATTAAATAGATTACAGATATGTGTATTTAGCATTGAATAAATGCGCACTGTATGTCTGGAAAGATTGCACTGATTAAAGAGGCAAGTAACAGATGTGCCATCGTATTAAAAATCATACAGAATTCCTCCTTGGAAATACAGTATAGTAAAGGATGATCAAGAAATTTGAAGCTGCAAGGGCATTCAGGTAGAGAAAACTAAAGCCCCTGGTGGGTAGCAACCTATGAAGTACTAACACTGagaaaaaccaacaaaaagTTACCTGGAATGGgatgaatcattttcaaaatttctgGAGTCATTTTAGTGGTACATGTTTTTCTTATAAAGCACAAGTTGGTTACTGAAAAGGGGTTAGGCTGAAATTCAACCAGTCAATCATTCAATCAAATTGCTTAATATGTGACTCTTAAAAAAGTTACAGTGTTTAATAACTTATATATCTCTAATGTAGATATTGTTATATCAGTACCTAAAATTATAAATAGGGGACTGAGGGTCCCAGGTGGAAAGACAGAAGTTACTCAACCAACAAAAAACTGCATCTTTTCTTCATGTCCTGTACCTTTCTCCATCgccttttgtttttgaggaGAAAGAGGTACATTttgaagaaagagaaagcagatGTGTTAGACGAAGAGACAACATCTAAAACTGGATGGAAATGGGtctttgattttgatttcaatTGCTCttacagccccctcccccccaaacactGGTGAACAAATGGGAGTAATCATCAATATTAAGCTGAcctggatttttgtttttgtactgcaGGTAGTCTAagattacatgtattttttatagccttctgtcttttgttttggttcttGGGGTTATGTACCTTTTGTTCTTCAAAGTTTGAGTATGTGGTTAGTTATTGGTATGTTTTGTGACTCTCTGCCCCTTTTTccaacacattttgtttcatttgaagcAATTATTGTGATAATTCAGAATGGAAGTGAGCATGCGTTGGTGTATGGGTTTTCCTGGTCTGTACTGCACACATGGCACAtctttaaaaatctgtaaagtTACTCTGTACTTCATGAAACACAATGCTTGCAGATATTCACCTGTAGTTATGATAAAAGTCAATGTCTGACACTTAATGTACAATTCAGTGTTCAGAGTGTGTACTACAAGTACACATAGAGACcgtcataaataaaatgaaagaatttgtAGCTTTGTGATCAGGCAAAGCGCAAATGCAAGTTGACATTAATGTGAAGcattgatattttcttttttaaatagctaaaattgtaaaattattacttaattctgtttaaaacaaaatacacttaCTTTTTTGCCCCAAAGCATTTCAGGTTATATTCCAAATTCAAGGCCTGGCTCATAAACCACAGCATCATAGTTCCTAGGAGCATAACTGTATTCGGCACCTCATCTTCCACGGTACTGTTAAAGCCAAACCTTTACACCCATTTTTACACTCAGGCCCTGGTAGTCTCACACCGTGGCCTTTTGTCAAACACaacctgggaaaaaaataaataaaaacagtctggATCACTTTACAAGGGAAAGGGGAATGAATTGATGCTGTTTGTTAATGCTATTGTAATCCTAAAACAATTTCAACCTGATATGCAAATATTGATGTAGGTGTGTGACcagcattttgaatatttttccattcagtaGTGAGCAGGTGTCACCCTTGTGGTTTATTTCAAAGAGAGtggctgcctttttttcctctgttttttctgttttattactttatgtTTGAAGGAGTGGAAGTATGGTCCAATCATTCTACTACCTCTGGTGACGAAGATCAAGAAGTGTGACAAATTTGATTTTTGAATTTGGTATGACAGAGTAACACAAAAAAGTGTTACTCTGTCATACTTTCCTTTCACAATTTCTGTTCCTCAGTCACAGCACACAACCAAGGTagttacataacattacacatttacactttGTTTGACCAACACATGGATTCCCACAGATCTACAACAACAAATAGATAGGCATACTCTgatacagtgtatataaatcTAGATAAATAGATCGATTTGAGATAATGCTGCCCTCTAGTGAATATCAGCAGCTACATACCAGTGTTGCTGTTGCCTCTTCCTGTTCGAACGTCTGTTAGAATCTCCATAGCAACTTTTCTTGCTCGTGGATTGAAGTTAGCAACAAAGGTGGTACAATTGCAGATGCAGTAATCTGTGAGAAAAGGTTACTTTAAGTTAGAGTAGTCAGTCGGTGAGAGGGCTCTGTAACTCCTGGGCAATTTCACGCTTAAAAATAGTAATCATTAATTCATGCTGGATTGATTATGGATCTATACTGAATATTACTTATTGGCTAGCTGTGTAGCCCAACCAGTTCAACATGAGTGTGGGAGTCACTCGTACTTTACAGCAGCGAAATGAGGGAACCGTTAGACAGCAAAGACCATACGACTATCTATATGGTGAGTTCGTTTGAAGCGCTTCTTGTATATAATAAGTGTTGcgagcaagctagctaacaatgTCCCATTCCATTGTTGACTAAATTTTAACTAGCTTTTATGCTTATCATAAAAGGACTtatcacacatacaaaaaatacaactgcCACTGCCTTTTGTGATTGTTTTgaatacagatacagtatgCACCCTGTCCAGTGAAACGGATCACGCGCGGCAACGCTTCAGGGCCCTTGCGTCAGTGGAGCGAGTGGTTAGTGCCTAGAGAGCTGGCTAACTCTCTGTTAGCTAATTACCTAGCTGCCTGACGTTACCTTTCATTCGTCTGTCCTCGGATCCGTCTGTCTTTTATCAAACGTTAAATTCGACTTGCATTCAGAGTTAAGCACACCTGTCTGTCAGATCAGTTTTATACGACATTGTAAATTTGCATTTAGTATAATTttacatgcagtcacacacacacacacacacacacacacttggatGGATACCCGATAGGTCGGacaaaaattaagaaatgatGTTAGGGTTCGGTCACGTCGCCCGAACAATAACTAGGCAGCGAACATTTGACTTTTGAACTACTAATGAGGATGGGCTAGCCTAGTTGTGCTTCAAGTTCTTTTTAGTGGAAAtatagtgtaaaaataaataaaaatgatggacCTACTGCCTGTGTTTGGGCTACCTTCTGTTCAGTGCTGGGGTTTGTTACGTGACAACGCAACACATAGGGTATTTCAGGCGATAAATATTCATAGACTAAAGATGGAGAATGTCAAACAAAATTTGTCATCGGGGAGGTTTAAAACTACCGAAAACCATGTAGGGAAATCGTTGGTATGGAGGCATTTCGATTTAGTCGGATAATAAGATAATAACGAAGCAGTTggttatgtaaaatgtaatgtgttcacacgtagcgtcttttttaatgaaaaacgctggccagagcattttttcaagtaaaaaaaaaacgctggtAGCATTTGTTCcaaaaaagcagttgagagcgtcttttgctgccataacaacagtagcatgtacattgttagcgatctagctggctatacattgttgcagagctaacgttagctaacaggctagttttgctaacaaCTTCAAGCAgtcaacacaaacactttccagaaactcctaggatccaatttgactccaaacggcctctttatgatgaatgttatgatacagtttaactgtcatgttgtacagttcactgtgctcagaaactagcacaattaacttctccaccgCTACCTTCTTCTTGGTGGTTGTTATGGGAAACGACAGGTGTCACTACTCCGCTTGTGATTGgacagctgtcaaaaaagcgctTGACGTAGGGcgttttttctgagaagttgaactttttcaactgaaaaaaacaccctgagctgcagaaaaaaacgcTGGTGTAAAAAATTACTATTACTGGCTTCGCTATCTGCGTCGGGCTTGTTTCGGGTTCggacataaaaaacagaatgcctGTCGAGCTCGGTTACTACTCTCTCGGACTCGGGTCGGGTTCGGACAGATTTATGCGACCCGAGCCGCACTctaaggctgtgttcacacgtagtgtctttttttgaggaaaaaccCTGGCCAGAGCATTTTTCAAGTAAAACGCCGCAGCgttttttccaaaaagcagttgagagcgtcttttgttgccataacaacagtagcatgttgttagcgatctagctggctatacattgttgcgcagctagctaacaggctagttttgctaacgacaagcagtaaacacgaacactttccagaaactcATATGAACcgtccaatttgactccaaacgGCATCTTTATGATGGATGTTATGATAccgtttaactgtcatgttgtgcagttcactgtgctcagaaactagcacaattaacttctccaccgctaccttctccatctccgcctgtgattggtcagctgtcaaaaaagcgctTGACGTAGGGcgttttttctgagaagttgaacttttttcaactgaaaaaaaaacgcCCTGAGCTGGAGAAAAAGACGCCGGCGAcggcgttaaaaaaaaaaacactcaggatgtttttgaaaacacggtctactccataggattgttatgtaaaacagacgctgacagcttcaaaaaagatgctacgtgtgaacacagcctaacacacacgtgcgcgcgcgcacacacacacacacacacacacacaggcaactgctgcctgtctgctatttatttgaatgtgtattacctagttatttatttaaaatttgtcaCGTATGCTCATACttaagtaatttatttattatttttattctctaTACTGATGACAAACCATTGATATCATATTTTCAGtaatatgaaatacattattataaCTACTATACAAGTTTTTTATGGATATGTTGCTCATTTACCATGGATTTTATTCACAGCAGATGTCACTGGTTGTATGATATTGTAACTTTGCATACCAATAATCCAAAAGGAAGCTGTTACTGTAACATGTTATCATCCCCTTTGTCAGAAGAAGGTTCCAGAGTATACGAGCATGTTTAGTGACCTGCCCCATCACCCGTGCTTAGCGCTTTGTTTGGATGCAACTGACCCGGGGCCTGCCGTCATCAAAGGCCGCTGGCGAGGCCACGGGGAGCAGCGACTAGCAGGGtaaacacacttacactcactcttacccagagctcACGCCACCCCCTTAGAGCTATAGTCCGAGTGCAGTTAGCACCCTTTGGTGGGGTGTTTTATCTTTGCGAGGTAGTCGTTTGTCTGAGCTATGTGGATAGCAAGGGCAGCCAGTTAATCCACAAAGTACACTATTTGCCATTACACATGTGTATTCTAAACATAGCACTGTGTTATGGGCTGCTCCATACCCATGCCCTTGTTCCTTTTGCTCCAGTAATATAACCTTATGTATTGCTGTAGAGGTCTTTAAACATTCCAGGTATGAATATTGCCATATGATGAAtaaatttcttctttttatatAACATCAGGAAAACGGAGCTGAGACACATGAACAGTATGAAAGAGTTAACAAGCATGTTGGTAGAGGAAAGTCAGTTGGGGTCCATACAAAAACTTTGAAGTAAACCTTTCCGAAAAAGAATTGGACATGTAGTTTAGAATCAGTGTGTTTAAGTTCACACCAATACTGCTGTTAATAAATGCAGATATAATTCATTGTGACAGATGCGTAACTAATGTAACTAATGTGCAGAAACAGAAGAGCTGTGGAACTCTCCACAGATAAAAAAGAGCCtactgacatttaaatgttttcacaaatattCTCTGCACAAAAGTTTAACAAAtatcatttgtttgtttctgttgcaGGTCATCAGTTAAGCTTCATGGCAGTGCTGGTGACCGCGATATTTTGGGTGTGGATCGATGGAAGTATTTCAGTCGGTGAGCTGGAGGAGGCGCACTGCTTTTGTGGAGGGGCTTTCTCTTTGTATCAGTATCTCTCTGTATCAGTATTCATGTATGTactgatatatacatataaatttaaaaattgtaatacacattttattctctccctttccttctctccccttcaGTCCCCTGATTCCCTTTACCCAGCAGGTTCCTCCTGATGTAATGTTTGCGAGACCAAGGTAAGTGTGGGAATACCTCCTACTGAGTACCGTGCGCCATTTCAGGTATCCTACCTCTATGGTTACATGACTATTTCTGCAGAAGCAGTCCACACTCAAACACTGATGAGGCTGGGAAACAGCCGCCAGGTATTTCTCAGCGCACGGTAGAGACCCAGACAGACTATCGTGACAGTGAAGCGCAGACTGACCCCTACTCCCCCCAGTATGTGGTCTGTCCCAGGATGGCCTCTGAGCTCCTCACCGTAGCTGCGCTGACCTGGGGTATGTGCCTCTGTCCACTCTCTCACACTAAGGATCATGGCTACTGTCAGATTCTTCCAAGAGGATTGAGTCTATTGTGCTCTCATCTTTGACTGCAGTTTCACTTTTTCAGCTGAAGAAGTGGTGTAAACACAGGTGGGTGAAAACCACAAGAGTTGTGTCTTTGTTGCTGTGTCTTTAGTAGGCACAGGGAAAAACTGGTTGGCTGGACTTGTCTGATGTGATATTGGCAACACTGAGGAGTTTCAGTTACAGTAGAGAATGCTTAAAAACCTCATGCTTGCGTCCCTGTCATGTAGGTGACGGTCTCCCCGCGGGTCTTGcagaggtggaggtgatcaAAAGGGTTCGGATGAAAAGGGCGTGGGAGGCCCAGCTCCCAGCCCTCAATGACCTCACCCAGCTGgacaagaggaagaggatgatggatgagatggagaggaaagagTGGGCCTGTAGAGAGAGTGAGATCCAGAAGTGAGTAAGCAGCCTGCCACCTGGGTTCCTTGTTTTAGAATTGGGAGCTCTAATCACAGGCAGCACTCAGCAGCAGGCCATGGTGGAAGCGTGTTGCTGCATGTACCACATCATATTCCTGATGATTTacactgtcagtttttttgACACTGTGAACATATACAATTAGACAAAGCCCACACTGTGGTCTCCAGGTTGCAGGAGCAGCGTCTGGACCTGCTGAGGAAGCTGCtatggcagagagaggaaaagaaggcGGACACCACTGTCAAGCGCCTGAACGAGCAATTCTCCCAGCGCCAGCAGGATAAGGACACCAAGCTCCAGAAGATTCACAAAGATTATATTGTCTGTTGGTATTACTCTTCTTTAtcctgtctttctgcttcttCATCAAATAATTTGTTGCCCCATCTGCAAAATGCCTGCATggtttttattgaaatgcacAGTGTCTGATTTGAGGTTGACAGTTTgttgatgttttaaatgtagtttATGGCCTGGTCAGTTTCTCCCTTTTACTGTCATTCACTGTCTATGTTCAGTTGTTTTCGGTTGTTTTCATAGTGGATGATATGGGAGACTGAGGGTAGAACTGAAACTGATTTAGCTGAAATGCATGTAGTGTAGTATTTAGCCATCAGTTACTAGATGAGCCTTCCTCTGGCCTCAGCCATCAGGAAATtgacagagaagaggagaaaggtGGAAGGGAAGCTGGAGAGACGTGACATCATCAAAGATCACGTATCACAGATTTGTGCGCCGCTCTCCCAAATGGACCAGTTTTCTGACTGGGAGTTCAAGCAGAGTGTGGCCAAGAACTGGTTTCTCAACACCTACGAAGGTCTGATTTATGCTGAATTACAGATACTTTAGGATCttgaaataaagtgtttttttggaAGAGattcttttctcctttcctttcctcctctaATGTGTAAATAGTACACTAATCCAAACACCAATAACATACTATGTCTTCtcattactgtaaaacacacactgtacagaccACAGTGGTCATTGTAGGTAGCCTCAAATCATTTATTGGCAGATATGTAGTGAGCTGGCTAACCTTATCTGTAACCATTGCTAATTTATGATTCACTGATCCCTTTAGTAATACATGATGTAACCCTTTTTAAGTTACACCCCTTACTAGTTCTGAATATACCTCCTACTAATCTTGGTCATATCCCCCACTTCTCAGGTTTGCTGACACTGGAGGCTAGCCTGCCTGCCTCTGTCATAGAGCTTTCTATCCAAGCCCCCAAACCAAAAACCTCTAAAGGGTTTGTAAAGCATGCCACTCGCCAGGAGGTGGAGCTGATGAAGACACACCAGGTAGTGTAACAGCAGGGgctcagagacacactgagacactgggGGTGCAAGTTTCATAGCTCTTGACAGCAGGTGCTCCTCCCTCAGGTACTAAAGGAAAAGAAGACACAGGTCAAACAGAAGAAGCCACTCCAATTCCTCTATAAGACTGACAAGCCCATCCCTCATCCTCCAACTCCAGAAATTAAGGCCCCACCTGAGGTAGACTGCCCCGTGGAACCCTTTGGAACTcctgttaattttattttgacatggCTGGACATCTAATCACAGCACTTTTAATGTACATCAGCAGTGTTAATTCACATTGTtggtaaatacattttctccatTAGGGGGATGAGGCAAAGGAGTTGGCTATTATTTATCTACAGAAACTGTTGCAGGGAAGGTCCATTCAGAACATGGTGAGTatcttttaagtgtgctgccAAAATAAGAGCATTGTGCTTATGAACAGAATTCAGAggctgtctttgtgtgtgtgggtttctgctgtgcatttcagatGTTCGAGGGGAAGGAGAAGCGTTTGGAGCTGATCCAGGAGCTGCGCACaactcacacactgcagagggaggagcaggagaagcagaAGGTGCAGAGACGGGTTACACTGGacctgcagaaacagagagagctgcACAACCACATGGTGAGAGAGACATGTCccatacagatacacagagagacacaaggAGAAATTTCCCACGTAGCTATCGAGAGAGAGTACCATATGGGTACAAGGAAAGACATTTCTTATAAAGTCATATAATTCTTTGGAGTGGTTTAGcattttttctcttaattttctCACTTTGGGTCAAAATGGCCAGCTcaaatgctgttgctgtttggGCCTGAGCCGGGATAGATCATTCTCTGTGCATATTTCAGGTGTCAGCGGTGGAGGGTTACCAGTCGGGTGTTTCAGGCAGCGTCATGGCTGACATGCTGGACTTCCTATCGAAGGAGCTGGTACGGCTGCAGGAGGAGCGGCGGATCCATGCCTTCACCCTGCTGGCAGAGCGGGAGCggtgcaggagagaggcagaggagagcggccgcaggcaggtggaggagcgGCGCCGGCGGGAGGAGGATGAGATCTTCAGGCAGGTCGGTTCGCCTCCTGTAGGTCAGCACCATCGGCACGTGGCCCACACCGCGCCCCTCACCTCTCctgattctttttttgtgcatgtatgttccAGGTGGTCCAGGTGCATCAGGAGACAGTGGATCAGTACCTGGAAGACGTCATCCTTAGCACCATTAAGAAGACCGCTGATGACCAGGCCAGAGAGGAGATACGCAGGGTGGCCAGAGAGATCAACAACATCGCCTATACCATAGAGGAATCGTGCGTTACTTCTCaacttttcttcttctttgttcAACCCAAGTTAGACATTTTTATCAATCTGCATCAACTGCATTCCACATAACACCTTTCCTATCAAAGCCTTACACTAAAGCTTATAAGCTGTGAAGACTTTGGCCTGAAATGTAATGAAGATCATGATCCTCTTCAGATTATACAGTGTATGCCAACATTATTACCTCAGTCATACTCAAAGAAGTAATTACTGTTGTTACATAACAAGGTAAGTATTGATTCACAGGGCAGAATTTTGACCATTTCACTCCAGACCGTAAGGGCATTCAGATATTCCTGGTAACTACATTCTGTACCATTCTGTATCACACGTAGGCTATGATTTCAGAGGGCTATAGTAATCATTATGTGccatttttctcagaaatgtaatttgttaAATTGCTGATTGCAGATTACACAACTTCCAATGCTTGTTGTTGTAAAGCTTGCAGGCAATAGAAGATACAGCGctaaaatgtgattacatttctCCATTTGAAATGGTTGTTTACCTAACTCTGTGTCCTGTCAGCTGGAAGAATACTGAGGTCTGtggttttctcatttcattttcattttacccCTGCAGTCGGACTACCCTGCAGTCAGAGGAAATTGTTGCAGATCTGGTGTACAGCTTCCTCATCCCTGAGGTACAGAAGAGAGCTGTGAGGGACAGAGGTGGGTGCcatctgcaaaactgcaaagcTCATCAGACGAAAGCCTCACAATGTTTCTGCAACATCCTGCTTGGGTGACAGCAACATAGCCTGAGGTCAACAACCGAAGGCCTTTCCTCTGTCACACCAATCATTAGAAAgtgttacactgctgctgttctatACTGTGGAGCTTCCTGCCTGAATATATCAGAGCCTCTCCATCCGTGACTATTTTACAAGCTGAATCTTAAGACCTAGCTACCACTATAAACCTACCtgcttattttttcagttttaataagctatttttgtgttttttgttgttattttaattttatttttatgtgtagtTTCAGGTAGTGCTGGAAtcaatcaaaacaattaaaacaaagattGTTTAGGGTTATAGATAACTAAAGAAATACAGGTGAACTATAAGGATAAATACAGTGATATTAGAATAAAGAAGAAGAGGACAAAGACAGagttaaagacagaaaaagagaacagtCTGCTGTTAAAACATTATAATGTCATGTGTATTTCAATGCGATGTCATTCAGaagaattattttgaaaaataagaatattttatgttacaataaacgcttacatttacatttacatttatttatttagcagacacttttatccaaagcgacttacaaaagtgcatacagtaagtatagcgacagtacggggacaggatgtgtacagttccacaatgagacagttctcagctgagagcaaggtctgtttgaggacacagtactgtcagatttgtacaattacagcctatagggcaactaatacgatacaccttcaaagagcaaacttcaacaacttcaaacggcacaatgaacgtcagggtaaaggcagcaacaagaaacaatttaaaaagcacagcggggggggggggggggggggggggggggaagcaatTGTGTACTGGGTtagtccaggtagagtctgaagaggtgcgtcttcaggccccgtctgaaggaatggggtgaaggagctgtccgtagaaggacagggagttcgttccaccactggggaatgatgtaggtgaaacgccgatgtctggcagaacgagcacctcctgccttgaccatgtaaggagcgaggcgtccagttgctgctgagcgcaggggtcgggctggtgtgtagggctggatgagttcttggaggtaggcaggggctgtcctgttgattgcagagaaggcgagggtcagggtcttgaatctgatcctggcagcgacaggaagccagtggagggatttaagcaggggagtaacatgggaaaattttgggaggttgaagattagtcgggcagctgcattctggatgagctggagaggctgggtggtacaggctgggaggcctgcgaggagagcgttgcagtagtccagtcgagggagaactgtggcctggataaggagctgcgtcgcgtatgttgtcaggaacgaACTAATCCccctgatgttgtggaggaggaattggcaggcccgtgacgtgtgagcaatgtactccttgaagtccaggttgctgtcgcggatgacgcccaagctctttgctgactgagaggatggtattgtggtgccatcgacggtgatggagaggtcatgcaggggggaagggccgcctgggatgaagagcagttctgtttttctgaggttcagctttagatggtgggatgacatccatttggagatgtcagccaggcatgcagagattctttcatTGACCTGGGAGGtacagggagggaaagagaaaaagagttggatgtcgtcagcatagcagtgataggagaagccatgtgatttgataactgagtcaagagagttgatataaattgagaagagtaggggtcccagtactgaaccctgtggaactcctgtagtgaggggggtgggtgcagaggtggagcctttccagtagatctaccagtcaggtaggacttgaaccatgagagggcggttccagagatgcccatctcagacagctttgatattagtgtctggtggttgactgtgtcggaggctctagcagtgtggagagcctctgtcacggccaggagtgcggtttctgttgagtggccagctctgaaatctgactgatgggggtccaaaaggttgttcctgagaagaaaagtgGATAGTTGGTTTAGTACTGCATACTACATAGCATACTTAGCATACATAGCATACTTTCTTGCATGTAAACCATTCATTCTTGTTTAGTTTGTATATCATGttgaatttctttttgaaatgataCATAGGAGCAgcttatcattattattattattattattattattattattatttgcacaggattgtatgtatgtatataggCATTATATATGCTGCATGTATGT
Protein-coding regions in this window:
- the cfap91 gene encoding cilia- and flagella-associated protein 91, which codes for MSVGVTRTLQQRNEGTVRQQRPYDYLYDTVCTLSSETDHARQRFRALASVERVKKVPEYTSMFSDLPHHPCLALCLDATDPGPAVIKGRWRGHGEQRLAGSSVKLHGSAGDRDILGVDRWKYFSRPLIPFTQQVPPDVMFARPRSSPHSNTDEAGKQPPGISQRTVETQTDYRDSEAQTDPYSPQYVVCPRMASELLTVAALTWGDGLPAGLAEVEVIKRVRMKRAWEAQLPALNDLTQLDKRKRMMDEMERKEWACRESEIQKLQEQRLDLLRKLLWQREEKKADTTVKRLNEQFSQRQQDKDTKLQKIHKDYIVSIRKLTEKRRKVEGKLERRDIIKDHVSQICAPLSQMDQFSDWEFKQSVAKNWFLNTYEGLLTLEASLPASVIELSIQAPKPKTSKGFVKHATRQEVELMKTHQVLKEKKTQVKQKKPLQFLYKTDKPIPHPPTPEIKAPPEGDEAKELAIIYLQKLLQGRSIQNMMFEGKEKRLELIQELRTTHTLQREEQEKQKVQRRVTLDLQKQRELHNHMVSAVEGYQSGVSGSVMADMLDFLSKELVRLQEERRIHAFTLLAERERCRREAEESGRRQVEERRRREEDEIFRQVVQVHQETVDQYLEDVILSTIKKTADDQAREEIRRVAREINNIAYTIEESRTTLQSEEIVADLVYSFLIPEVQKRAVRDRVKQSQQIHLLAVRHIIHGVMEVVISPPLRTPRVQTHPQRASNSAPHSQDPQVIPGRPEQLREEEDPSSGRGAGGERRE